A stretch of DNA from Roseovarius faecimaris:
CCCGACAAAAAGCAGCAAAACCGCCACCCACGGGGTGCCCGCAAACACCGTGGCGGCACAAAATGACAGCCCGCCCAGCACAAAACCCAGCCTGACCGCGTAGCGTACCGATCGCCGCTGCATCCAGCGCAGCATCAGCGGCGTGACCAGCAGCATCCCGTTGGAGACGGACAGGGCGATCCCGCCAAGGGTCTCTCCCAGGCCGCTTTTGACCGCGAAGATCGGCAGATAGACAACATAGACCCACCACCCGCAACTGCGGATGACCGCAAAGATCCAGCCGGCAACCAGACGCGGCTGGGCAAAGAACCGGGGAAGATAGGACAGCGGGTTGACCGGGGGGGTTCTGCTTCTGGTGATCAGCTTGCCGTTGCCCAGGCGCATCCACAGGAACACGCCCAGCATGGCCGTAGCCGCGGCTGCCGAGATCAGGAATGGCAGCGGCCGCCAGATGCCCAGCAGGAACACCCCCAGCACCGGGCCAACCGTCCAGCCAAGCGCCCCGTAGAACATGCGCGACGTTTCGCAGCGTCCTAGCTCGCTGCGCGCGATATAGTCCAGCACATAGGCGTTGAAACACACAAACAGCATTACCGTCGCCACGGTGATGGCGGTCAGCGCCGGGACGATCAGCGTGCTTTGCGTGGCGGCTGTAATCGCCCCGCCCGCGAAGAGCAGCGTACCGGTGATGTAGATGTGCCTGCGTGCGATGAAACGCGCCGCGAACGGCACCATCAGCCCGGCGGCGAGCGACAAAAGCCCGATCAGGAAATAGGTGCGGGAAACCGCCACAGCATCGCCAAGGGTGCGGTACATCTCGATCGGAAAGACCGAGACGAGGATGCCGCGGGCAATCGCCTCGGTTCCCGACAGGCTCGCGAAGCCCCGGACGCTCGGGGTCGGAGCGTGGCGCAGCCATTCTGGGATACGGCGTTCGTGCATGGGTCATCCGGAAACATCAGACCCCGAACGTACCCCGCCCGGATCACGCCGACTCTCCCGGAAACGACCCAAGGTCGCTTTTGACTCATGGAGCGGCATTTGGATGCGAACACGTCTTGTGTTTGCAGGCGGTGTCGCTAGGTTCGGCGGGCAATTCAGAGGATCAGACCCCCATGACACGCCCCACGAACCGCGCTCTGTCTCCAGCGACCAGACTGGCCCAGGCTCTGCGCTTTGTGGACGAGGCGAGCGGCGCGATCATCCCGGCCATTCATCCGTCGGCGACCTATGCGCGCGACGCGGATCACAACCTGCGCACAGGGCTGATCTATCGCCGCGACGGCAACCCGACGACCGAACTGGCCGAGCGTATCATCTGCGACATGGAAGGCGCGGCCGAGACGATGCTGTTTTCGACGGGTATGTCCGCCGCGCTAGCCGTGATCGAACATCTTCCGGCCGGGGCGCATGTCGTGGTGCCCGATGTCATGTATTATGGGGTACTTGGCCAGTTTCAGACCTATGAGGCCAAGGGCCGCCTGGACGTGAGCTATTACAGCGCTGGCGATCTGTCTGACATGCGCGCGCTTATGCGCCATGGCGAGACCGCGCTGGTCTGGGCCGAGACACCCAACAACCCGAATTGGGACGTGACAGACATTCCGGCCGCCGCCGAGATCGCCCATGCCGTAGGCGCCAGGCTGGTGACGGATTGCACCGCGACGCCACCCCCGTTCGTGCGGGCGCTCAATCTGGGCGCGGATATCTCCTTTCATTCGGCGACGAAATATCTCAACGGGCATTCGGATATCACCGGCGGCGTGCTTTCGGTCAGGGAAACAGGCGCGCATTGGGACGAGCTTCTCAAGGTGCGCAACAGTCAGGGCACCGTCCTCAATACCTGGGATGCGTATATGCTGATCCGGGGCATGCGCACGCTGATGCTGCGCTATGAACGCTGCACCGAGAACGCGCTTGCCGTGGCGCGGCATCTGGAGGGGCATCCGGGGGTTGAAAAGGTGATGTATCCCGGCCTGCCGTCGCATCCCGACCACGAGATCGCCAAACGTCAGACCGGCGGGGCCTATGGCGGGATGTTGTCGATCCTTGTGAAAGGCAACGAGCAAACGGCGATCGACGTGGTCCGCGCCTGCGAGGTGTTCTATCCGGCCACCTCCCTGGGTGGTGTGGAGAGCCTGATCGAGCATCGCAAGACCGTCTCGGGCGACGGCTTTCCGGTGCATCCCTGCCTCCTGCGGCTCAGCATCGGGATCGAGGATGCAGGCGATCTGATCGCCGATCTGGATCAGGCGCTGGAGCGTGCCGGGGCAGGGTGAACCGGCCCCTCTCCTGACCCGCGCGCGGCGGCCTGACTTGCCCAATCGGATTTGACCAGCGCTCGGATTCTGCGCAGGACCGGCCATCCCGACCGACGACGCGTATTTGGCGAGGATGGGGGCGTTGATCCGCAGTGGCCCGCCTGGACAAACCGCCAGTCTCAGTCCTCTCGCTTGATCGAGCCCACTTTGCTGTATTACGTTGGGTAAACCGTATCAGCCGCATTGTCCGGAGGCCCCATGACACCTGATCCGCAGACCAGCCGCCAGATTGCACAAGCGCATTGCGACGCCTGGAGCAGCCGCAACCCGCAAGCGGTTGCCGACCGGTACGCAAAGGATGCGACCATGAGCATGAACCATGGCGAACCGATGACCAGCCAGGCCGAAATCGCGGACATGGCCGCTGGCTTCATGGCCGACTTTCCCGATCTGGTCCTGACCCTCGATACCGTTTTGGTCGCAGATCGCCACATGGTCTATGCCTGGACCTTCGAAGGCCACCACACGGAGACGGGCAATCATGTGAAGTTCTCCGGGTGGGAAGAATGGGACCTGGACGAGAATCTCAAGGTCACCAAGTCACTGGGCTGGTATGACGGCGCCGATTACGAACGCCAAGTCACAGGCGAATGACACTTACCTCCAGAGGGCCGCGGCCCGTGCGCGCCATCGTTTACGGGGTCGGGGAGATGGGGTCGATCGTCACCCGTCTTCTTGTGGAGCGCGGTGTCGAGATCGCCGGCGCCATCGGACGCAGCACAACGAAGGTCGGTCGGGATCTGGGTGAGGTGGCGGGCCTTGGACGACGGCTTGGCATTCCGGTCGAAGCCGATGCCGCGGCGGTTCTTGGCCGTGGCGCGGATATCGCGATCGTCTGTGTCGGCAGCTATCTTGAGACGATGTTCCCGCATTTCGCAGCCTGCCTTGAGAACGGAATTAATGTTGTCACCATCGAGGAAGAAACAGTCTTCCCCTGGACAAGCGCGCCGGCGAGGGCACAGTAACTCGACGCGCTCGCCAGGGCCAATGGCGTCACGCTCGCCGCGTCTGGCGCGCAGGACGTGTTCTGGCTGAATCAGATCACCACCCTGCTGGGCGCAGCACATCGCATCGAACGTGTCGAGGGCCACAGCGTCTGGAATGTCGATGACTACGGTCCCGAGGTGGCACGGCATCTGTGCATCGGCATGCCACGCGCGGATTTCGAACGGCATGTAGCTGAAAACGGTTGGCCTGAATTCGTGGCGCGCCAGACACTTGAAGCGATGATTGCTCGTTTGGGCCTGTCTGTTGACCGGATCAGTTCGAGTGTGACGCCACTCGTCGCCGATGTTGCCGTCGATTGTCGGGCGCTCAAGACCCGGGTCGCCGTCGGCAGCCTGATCGGCACCGTCGATACAACGACAGTCACCACCAGCGAAGGCCCAAGTTTCGAGTTCAGGATGGAGGGCCGGATTCACCGGAACGGCGAAACGGACAGCAACACCTGGCGTATTGTTGGCGAGCCCGATCTGCACTTGCGTAATGACAATGTTCCGACGCGATTTATCACCTGTTCGACAATGGTGAACCGGATTGTCGATGTTATACAGGCGCCTCCTGGCTTGATCTCGCTGGACAAGCTGAACGCCCCGTCTTTCCGCCATACAATCGCAGTCTGACCTGGCCGCGCCGCCCGTTCCACAGGCCGTTTGTCCTTTACGGACCGGCCAGATGACGTAACGGCCCGCTTGCGCCCTGCTTCTCCAATTTGTCAAACTGCCGCGCATGAGGACGCCGCCATGCCCCTGAGTATCCTTTTGCCCATGGTGATCTTCGGCATTGCCGGGATCGCCCTTCTGTTGCATCTGCTGGGCCTGTCGCGCCCGGCCGTTCTGGGCAGTGTGGCAGAGGCCCGGGCCGCCTGGCTCCGGGAATTCCCTGAGGATTGGCCGACCCGCATTCTGCTCAGCCATGACAATCACGCCGCCCTGATCGACACCCCGCAGGGCCACGGTATTGTCTGGCCGATGGGCGCGGACACCACGGCGCGCTATCTGAAAGGGGCCGGGATCACCCGCACCGGGACCGGGCTGCGGATTGATCTGCCTGACTATACCGCGCCGCATATCCTGCTGCAGCTCGATGCTGAAGAACTGAACCAGTGGCCCGGCCTGATGGAGACCAGCGCATGACCGATATGCTGACTTATCCGGATGTCACGCAGCTTGCCGTGCCCTTCTTCATCGCGGCGATCCTGATCGAGCTGACCTGGATCATCATCAAGGGCAAAGGCGGGCGATACGAGACGCGCGATGCCGTGACCTCTCTCATCATGGGGGCGGGCAATGTGGCCTCCACGATCCTGCTTGGCTTCATTGCCTACGGCTTCTTCATGCTGCTGTGGCGAATCACGCCGCTTGATCTGGGCACGTCGGTTTGGGTGATCCTGCTCTGTTTCGTGCTCGATGACCTGCGGTATTACTGGGTGCATCGCTTCGGGCACCGCATCCGCTGGGTCTGGGCCTCTCATGTGAACCACCATTCCTCACAGCATTACAACCTGACCACGGCGCTTCGGCAGACCTGGACCGGTACGTTCACCTTCATGATGATCATCCGCGCGCCGCTGATCCTTCTGGGGTTTCACCCGGCCATGGTGCTGTTCTGCGGCGGGCTGAACCTGATCTATCAGTTCTGGATCCATACCGAAGCCATTGGCCGTATGCCGCGCTGGTTCGAGGCAGTGATGAACACGCCCTCGCACCACCGGGTGCATCACGGCCGCAATGCGCGCTACCTCGATGCCAATTACGCGGGCGTTTTCATCATCTGGGACAAGATGTTCGGCACCTTCGTGCCCGAGCTTGAGCGCGAGAAGGTGGAATATGGCCTTGTGCGCAATCTCGGCACGTTCAATCCCATCCGGGTGGCATTTCACGAATGGGTCGGGATCTGGCGCGATGTCACGCAGCCGGGGCTGAGCTGGCGCGACCGGCTGAATTATTGCATCCAGCCGCCGGGCTGGAGCCATGACGGCAGCCGCGACACCTCGGAGACGATCAAGCGCAAGCATCTTGCCGCCCACCCCGAAGAGGCCGGGACGCCGGGCTTCAAGGTCTGATAACGTATCGCTCCCTTCAGGGAGGTGCGTGAAATCACGCACCCTACGGCGGATCCTGCGTGTGTTTCCTCTGGACAGCCCGGGCGCTGAGTGGCATTGATTTGATCAAATTCCCGACATTCCGGAGACCTGTCCCATGAAAGACGACAATTTTCTGCGTGAAATGAATGCCCGCCACCTGTGGCACCCGATGGGGCACCCCGGTGAAGCCCAGGTAAACGCCCCCAAGATCATCAAAAGCGCCGAAGGCGTCGGCATCACAGATATCGACGGACATCGGGTGATCGACGCCGTGGGCGGGCTTTGGTGCGTGAACCTGGGCTATTCCAACGATGTGGTGAAACAGGCCATCTCGGATCAACTGTTTCAGCTGCCCTATTATTCCTCCTTCGCCGGAACGACGAACCCGCCCGCCATCGAGGCGTCTTATGCGGTGCAGGACTTCTTTGCCGAAGACGGGATGACCCGGGTCTTCTTTACTTCCGGCGGCTCGGACGCGGTCGATACCGCCCTGCGCATGGCCCGGCAATATCACCGCCTTCGCGGCGAGCCGACACGCACCAAGTTCATCAGCCTCAAGAAGGGCTATCACGGTACCCATTGGGGCGGTGCGTCGGTGAATGGCAACAACCGGTTCCGCATTACTTATGAGCCGCTGTTGCCCGGCTGCTACCACTTGCCCAGCCCCTACACCTATCGCAACCCGTTCCATGAGACGGACCCGGCCAAGCTGGCGCAGAATATCGCGGCAGCGTTCGAGGATGAGATCGCCTTCCAGGATCCGTCCACCATCGCCGCCTTTATCATGGAGCCGATCCAGGGCGCGGGCGGCGTGATCGTGCCTGATCCGAGCTTCATGAAACTGATGCGCGAGGTTTGCGACCGGCATGGTATCCTGATGATCTCGGACGAGGTGATCTGTGGCTTTGGCCGTACCGGCGACTGGACCGGCGCGCGGCATTGGGGGGTGAAGCCCGACATGATGACCATCGCCAAGGGCATCACTTCGGGGTATTTCCCGGTGGGCGGCGTGCTGGTGGGCGACAAGGTGGCCGATGTGTTCGAGAACGCCCCTGCCGCCGATGGCGCCATCTGGACCGGCTACACGTATTCTGCACATCCCGTGGGCGCGGCGGGTGTGGTGGCCTGCCTGAGCGAGACACTGCGCCTGGATACCAAGACCAACGCCGCGGCGCGTGGAACGCAGCTTTATGAGGGCGTGTGCAAACTGGCCGAGAAATACGACATCATCGGTGATGTGCGCGGCGGGCATGGGCTGATGACCGGGATCGAGCTGGTCTCGGACCGCGCCGCCAAGACGCCGATGGACAATGACACGATGAAGCGCATCCACCAGGCGACCTATGAGGCGGGTACGATGGTCCGGCTTGGCGCGCATAACATCCTGATGTCGCCGCCGCTGGTGATCTCCGAGGCTGAGGTGGATCAGATCATCGCCTCGCTGGACGCAGGTTTCGCCGCTGCGTGACGCTCTTCGGGCCCTGACGCGCCCGCTTCGCGAAGCCGCCTGTCAGGGCGGATGAGCGGCTGCAATGAAAAAAGGGCCGGTGAGACACCGGCCCTTTCGCGTTTTTACAAAGGCATCAGTGGAACTTCTTGATTTCCCCTGATTTCAGCCGCGAAAGATAGCTGTCCAGCTCGCGCTTGACGATCGGCATCAGGAAGTAGAGCCCGATGATGTTGACCACCGCCATCGCAAAGATCGCCGCATCCGAGAAGTCGATCACCGGGCCCAGGTTGGCCGCCGCGCCGATCACCACGAAGATGCAGAAGATCACCTTGAACACGAGCTCCTTGGTCTTGCCCTCGCCGAAAAGGTAGGTCCACGCCTTCAACCCGTAATAGGACCAGCTGATCATCGTGGAGAAGGCAAACAGGATCACCGCCAGAGCCAGCACATAGGGGAACCAGCTGATCGCGCTGCCAAAGGCCGCCGAGGTCAGGCTGACGCCCGAATTGCCATCCACCGTCGCAATCGCGCTCCCGGCTTCGTTGAGCATGTAGAGACCGGTTTGCTCGTCGATCAGAAGCTGCTGGGTAATGATGATCACCAGCGCGGTCATCGTACAGATCACCACCGTGTCGATGAACGGCTCCAGAAGCGACACAAAGCCTTCGGTGATCGGCTCTTTCGTGCGTACCGCCGAGTGGGCGATGGCGGCAGAACCCACGCCCGCCTCGTTCGAGAAGGCCGCCCGCTTGAAGCCCTGGATCAGCGCGCCGACCATGCCCCCGGCCACACCGAGACCGGTAAAGGCGCCCTCAAAGATCTGGCCGAAGGCCCAGCTGATCTTGTCGACATTCATCAGAATGATGATCAGGGCCGCGGCCACATACATGATGCCCATAAAGGGCACGACCTTCTCCGTCACCTTGGCGATGGACTTGAGCCCCCCCACGATCACGGCAAAAACGACAGCCGCAAAGATGATGCCGGTGATCCAGCCCGGATACTCGCCGACAATTCCCGAAATCTGCTGATGCGCCTGGTTGGCCTGGAACATGTTGCCCCCGCCCAACGCGCCGAGGATACAGAAGATCGAAAACAGGATCGCCAGGATCCGCCCGCCCGGCAGGCCGCGCTCGGCAAAGCCCTTGGTCAGGTAATACATCGGACCACCCGAAACCGTGCCGTCCTCGTATTCATTGCGATACTTCACGCCCAGCGTACATTCGGTGAACTTGGAGGCCATGCCCATCAGACCCGCCAGGATCATCCAGAAGGTCGCGCCCGGTCCGCCAATGCCAACGGCCACCGCCACACCGGCGATGTTGCCCAGGCCCACCGTTCCGGAAAGGGCCGTGGCCAGCGCCTGGAAGTGGCTGACTTCCCCGGCGTCATTGGGATCCGAATAATCGCCCTTGACCAGCGAGATCGAGTGCGGGAACGCCCGGAACTGGATGAAGGCGAAGT
This window harbors:
- a CDS encoding aminotransferase class III-fold pyridoxal phosphate-dependent enzyme, with translation MKDDNFLREMNARHLWHPMGHPGEAQVNAPKIIKSAEGVGITDIDGHRVIDAVGGLWCVNLGYSNDVVKQAISDQLFQLPYYSSFAGTTNPPAIEASYAVQDFFAEDGMTRVFFTSGGSDAVDTALRMARQYHRLRGEPTRTKFISLKKGYHGTHWGGASVNGNNRFRITYEPLLPGCYHLPSPYTYRNPFHETDPAKLAQNIAAAFEDEIAFQDPSTIAAFIMEPIQGAGGVIVPDPSFMKLMREVCDRHGILMISDEVICGFGRTGDWTGARHWGVKPDMMTIAKGITSGYFPVGGVLVGDKVADVFENAPAADGAIWTGYTYSAHPVGAAGVVACLSETLRLDTKTNAAARGTQLYEGVCKLAEKYDIIGDVRGGHGLMTGIELVSDRAAKTPMDNDTMKRIHQATYEAGTMVRLGAHNILMSPPLVISEAEVDQIIASLDAGFAAA
- a CDS encoding alanine/glycine:cation symporter family protein, which translates into the protein MFRKLTHAAASAGVLSLLAAPALAQSVDEKVNQLFASSTGWFVSFIFSPFPGTSFPWIVAWLVIAATVFTLYFAFIQFRAFPHSISLVKGDYSDPNDAGEVSHFQALATALSGTVGLGNIAGVAVAVGIGGPGATFWMILAGLMGMASKFTECTLGVKYRNEYEDGTVSGGPMYYLTKGFAERGLPGGRILAILFSIFCILGALGGGNMFQANQAHQQISGIVGEYPGWITGIIFAAVVFAVIVGGLKSIAKVTEKVVPFMGIMYVAAALIIILMNVDKISWAFGQIFEGAFTGLGVAGGMVGALIQGFKRAAFSNEAGVGSAAIAHSAVRTKEPITEGFVSLLEPFIDTVVICTMTALVIIITQQLLIDEQTGLYMLNEAGSAIATVDGNSGVSLTSAAFGSAISWFPYVLALAVILFAFSTMISWSYYGLKAWTYLFGEGKTKELVFKVIFCIFVVIGAAANLGPVIDFSDAAIFAMAVVNIIGLYFLMPIVKRELDSYLSRLKSGEIKKFH
- a CDS encoding DUF1348 family protein, with the protein product MTPDPQTSRQIAQAHCDAWSSRNPQAVADRYAKDATMSMNHGEPMTSQAEIADMAAGFMADFPDLVLTLDTVLVADRHMVYAWTFEGHHTETGNHVKFSGWEEWDLDENLKVTKSLGWYDGADYERQVTGE
- a CDS encoding sterol desaturase family protein, with the translated sequence MTDMLTYPDVTQLAVPFFIAAILIELTWIIIKGKGGRYETRDAVTSLIMGAGNVASTILLGFIAYGFFMLLWRITPLDLGTSVWVILLCFVLDDLRYYWVHRFGHRIRWVWASHVNHHSSQHYNLTTALRQTWTGTFTFMMIIRAPLILLGFHPAMVLFCGGLNLIYQFWIHTEAIGRMPRWFEAVMNTPSHHRVHHGRNARYLDANYAGVFIIWDKMFGTFVPELEREKVEYGLVRNLGTFNPIRVAFHEWVGIWRDVTQPGLSWRDRLNYCIQPPGWSHDGSRDTSETIKRKHLAAHPEEAGTPGFKV
- a CDS encoding trans-sulfuration enzyme family protein, translated to MTRPTNRALSPATRLAQALRFVDEASGAIIPAIHPSATYARDADHNLRTGLIYRRDGNPTTELAERIICDMEGAAETMLFSTGMSAALAVIEHLPAGAHVVVPDVMYYGVLGQFQTYEAKGRLDVSYYSAGDLSDMRALMRHGETALVWAETPNNPNWDVTDIPAAAEIAHAVGARLVTDCTATPPPFVRALNLGADISFHSATKYLNGHSDITGGVLSVRETGAHWDELLKVRNSQGTVLNTWDAYMLIRGMRTLMLRYERCTENALAVARHLEGHPGVEKVMYPGLPSHPDHEIAKRQTGGAYGGMLSILVKGNEQTAIDVVRACEVFYPATSLGGVESLIEHRKTVSGDGFPVHPCLLRLSIGIEDAGDLIADLDQALERAGAG
- a CDS encoding MFS transporter, with the protein product MHERRIPEWLRHAPTPSVRGFASLSGTEAIARGILVSVFPIEMYRTLGDAVAVSRTYFLIGLLSLAAGLMVPFAARFIARRHIYITGTLLFAGGAITAATQSTLIVPALTAITVATVMLFVCFNAYVLDYIARSELGRCETSRMFYGALGWTVGPVLGVFLLGIWRPLPFLISAAAATAMLGVFLWMRLGNGKLITRSRTPPVNPLSYLPRFFAQPRLVAGWIFAVIRSCGWWVYVVYLPIFAVKSGLGETLGGIALSVSNGMLLVTPLMLRWMQRRSVRYAVRLGFVLGGLSFCAATVFAGTPWVAVLLLFVGSFYLILLDISAGLPFLLAVKPSERTEMSAIYSSFRDVSGIATPGLAWLVLLVAPLSAIFAAGGVALLLTGWLATRLHPRLGQARLKVGPATVARTPEPEPAE